In Deltaproteobacteria bacterium, the genomic stretch CTGCGCCGCGTGGCCGCACCTCGGCGAACAGCGCGCAGGCGAGGCGGCGGTGGCGCCGCCGCGGCCCGTCCGGATCGGGCTCCCAGCGCGAGGCCGGACGCGCCGACGGCAGGTCGAGCCAGACTCCGTCGCGGACGCGCTCTCGCACGCGCCCGTGCAGAAGGGGATGGTCGGAGGTTTCCGGGACGGCAACCTCGACGATCACGCGAGATCCGGGACCGCCGGGAAGATCGACGTCGGGCAAAAAGAAGCCGGGGCCGAGCCGCAGATGGCGCTGGAATGCGCCGAGCGACTCGAACCGATATCGAACCGGCCAGCTCTCGTCGAGCACCGGAGAGACGGAGTCCCAGCGGATCACACTCCTCCTGCGCGTTCCGGTTTTCGGCGCATGCGCCGGCGGCCGGAATCTGGCGTTATTGTAAAGTTCTAGGATCGAGCCTTCCCCCATTGTCATCGGGAAGCGGGCGCGAGGCTACCGGCACCCCTGGGAAAGGTCGAAAACCAACGGATCGACCGCGGGTTCGCCCCCGAGCTCCGTCCACAATTCCGCACAGGTCGGCCGTCCGCCGCGGGCCCACAAGCCGTTCAGGGAGGCGGCGGTGCGGGGGTTTCGCCACCAGTCCTCGTCGTAGCGCTCGCGCAGGAACGCGACGATGCGGGCGGCGAGTGCACGCCCCTGAAGCTCTGCAAAGCCGCCGAGCCAAGGATCGAGATCGCACAGCGCAAGGCCCGCAGGGAGTTCCGCGCCCGTCGCGCGGACGAAGAGGTCCCGGTGAGCGGCGGCCGCCTTCGAGCCCAGCCCGGACTCGTGCGCCTGAAGCGCCGCGAGCGTCCGCGCCGCGGCGAGGCGGGCGTCGATGACCGCCGCGATTGCGATGGCGCGCTCATCGTCCCGCGCCAGCTCGACCTTCGCGCAACGGCGCAGCCACTCGCGATCGCGGACCAGACCCTCGAGCAGCGCAGCGCAGGCATGCGCCACTGCCGGATCGCCGAACCAAAGATCCTCAGGCGGAGCGTCCGGAGGTGGTCCCGTGCGGAGCAACGCAATCCCGAGCGCGGCGAGGAGCCGCGACAGCGCCCACGGCCCCTCTTGCGGCAGGAAGGTGAGAGCGACTTCCCACGGCGGATCGATCGGCTCCGCATGCGCGCCCGGATGCTTCAGCGGCCGATCCTCGTCGTCGATCTTCACTCCCTCGAATTCGAGCCGCAGCATCTCCGCCCAACGTCGCACCGCGCGCTGCATCTCCCCCGCCGGGAATGCGCCCGCACAGCGCGGCGCGTGCAGCAGGTGAAGGACGTCGTGTCGCGCCGCGCTCCCGGGCTTCGCTCCCGTGTGGCGCTCGAGAAGCCAGAAGCCCAGATCCGAGAGGACCGCGTCCGTTCCGCCGAGGACCTTCTCCGACCACTCCGCCGCGCCGTCGGGAACGCGGAGGCCCGCTTCCGACCGCGCCGTCATCGCCGCATCCCAGCTCGCGCTGCGCGCGCCGTCGGCTGGCTGCAGCGCCGCGGCCAGCGCAGCTTCCAGCTCCGCCCGCTTCTCGCGCGCGCGCTCGGCCGGGAGATTTCGCTCCAGGGCCACCGGCGGAATCGCGCCGTGCAACCCCGCATCCCCCGGCGGGCGCACCAAGGGGCGCTGCGCGAGGGCGAAGAGCTCCTGCGCGGCGCCGGGCTCGAGCGCCAGCGCCCGCGTCCGCGCGAGGAATGCGAGCAGCCACCTCAGGCGGACAATGCGGCCGGGCCTGCGCGGATCCTCGCCCTCCGCATTCGAGAGCGCCTCGCGCGCCTGCGCGGTCCCCTCGGCGCTCGCCGCCAGCTTGTGCGCGCGCAGGAGCTCGCGCAGGGACTGCAGCGCCGGCAGCCCAGCGGCACGCCGGTAACGCTCGCGGCAGAGCCCGGAGGCGAGCGCCGCGGCATCCTCGCGAAGCTCTGGCAGCTCGCGGAGCACGAGCCGTCTTTACTTGATCAGCCGCCCCTCGCAAGAGCGCCAGTCCAGGTTCCGGAAGTACGCGTCGATGTATTTGGCGCGCTCCGTGGCTTTGTAGTCGGGGACGAACGCGTGCTCCCACGCGTCCATGACCACGATCGGCTTGAACCCGGGGGGATGGCCGTCGTTGTGCAGCGTGATCCAGTGATTCGAGATCTGGCGATTCTCGGGGTTCTGGTAGGCGATGGCCCAGCCGACGCCGCGCATGACGGCGATGGCCTTGAAATCGTCCAGCCAGGCCTCGACGCTGCCGAAGCCCTGCGCCAGCGCTTGCGCCAGCGGACCGCCCTTGTTCAGCGCGTCGGGCTCGGGCGCGAGGTTCCCGAAGTAGAGCTCGTGCAGCACCATGCCGCCGTACTCGAATCCGAGCCAGCGGGTGAGCTCCGCGAACGCCGGATTGGTGCCCTTGGCCTTGCCTTCCTTGGCGAGCGCTTCCAGCTGGGCAGTGATCTCGTTGACGTTCTTGACGTATCCCTCGTAGAGCTTGAAGTGGTCCTGCAACAGACCGTCGGAGATTCCCGACAGACCCTTCAGCCTCGTGAACTGCTTCGGCTCGTACCGTTTCATGCGCGGCAAGATGCGCATCGCGCGGCGCAAGTGCGGCAGGCACGCGCCTGCTTCTTCGGATCTCTCTCGACGGAGCGATCGGGGAACGCTAGTGTGAGCGCCGAAAGCTCCTTTTGCCGAGGAGGGTGGATGGATTCGAATGTCGCCGAGTGGTTGAACCTCGTCTTCCGCTGGATCCACGTACTCGCGGGCGTGATGTGGATTGGCCATCTCTGGTTCTTCAACTTCGTCAACGCCCAGCTGGCGAAGACGTACGACCCGGATTCCCGCAAGAAGGTGATTCCCGAGCTGATGCCGCGCGCGCTCTACTGGTTCCGCTGGGGCGCCGCATACACCTGGGTCACCGGCATCCTCCTGCTCTGGGTGGTGTACTGGGCAGGCAATGCGATGGGCAACGACCGCATGTCCAGCTACGGGTCCGGAGGCATCGGACTCCTGATCGTGATCATCTGCTTCGCGATCTACGACGTGCTCTGGAAGAACATGAAGAACGAGACCACCGGGATGATCGTCTCCCTGGTCCTCTTCGCCGTGGTGGTCTTCATCTTCCACCTCTTCATGGGCGGGCGCGCGATCTTCATCTACGCGGGCGGCCTGCTTGGCACCATCATGGCGGCCAACGTCTGGATGCGGATCTGGCCCAACCAGCGGAAGATCATCGCCGGCGTGAAGGGGACCGGGCCCGCGGCCGATCCATCGGTGGCCGCTCTGGCCGGCCTGCGCAGCAAGCACAACACGTACATGTCGATGCCGCTGATCTTCTTCATGGTCGCGAATCACTTTCCGACCGTGTACGGCAGCGATTACGCCTGGGTCGTCGCGGTCGTCTTCGTGATCATCGGCTGGGGAATCACCAAGTTCCTCTTCAACAAGTCGGGAACGCCGGCCCCGGCGCGGTTCTAGGAGATTGCCGCAGTGCAGAGCGTGAACCTGATCAGCGATGCGCGTTACTCGGACGACAAGCCCAACGTCCTGCACGCGGTCAAGACCGATCAGCTGCTCGTGGACGGGATCTACCTCAAGGCCGGGCAGAGGACCGGCTGGAAGAAGCACCCGGACGCGGACCGCGCCTTCGTCTGCGTCCAGGGATCTGGAGAGCTGGTGCTGGAGACGACCGCCGCCGGGAACGAGCTGCGCATCCCCCTCGGTCCCGGCGCCGTGGCGCTGGCCCCCAGGGCGGTGTTCTTCGACCTCGTCGCCGGACCAGAAGGAATGGTCTGCTCGGCATTGAGCAAGTTTCCCGTCCGGGTCGTGGAGAAGGGCTGAGGCGCCCACCCTCCCGGCTCCGGCTGGTTGCCGATCGCGACGAGCCGCTGCTCGACTTCGTCCTCCGCCGGGGCGCCATTGGCGAAGAGACCGCGCGCGAAGCGATCTTGCGGGGAGGCGCGTTCGTTCGCGGCAAACGGGTGAAGGAGCTCGCGTGCGCCGTGCGGGCCGGCGATCGGGTCGAGCTGGCATTGCGCTCTTCGCGGGCGTCTCCGGTCGGCAAGGACCGCATCCTGCATCTCGACGCCGAAGTCGTCGCCATCGACAAGCCCGCCGGCGTCGCGGCGCAGGAGGATCTCGCCGGGGGCGACACGTTGCCGCAGCTGTGCAGCGCACTCTTGCGAGAGATGGGGGAACAGCAGACGCAGGCGTTGCTCGTGCACCGCCTCGACCGCGGGACGACCGGGGTGACTTTGCTGGCGCGCACGCGGCGGGCCCAGTCGGCGCTGCTCGGCGAATTTCGCGAGCACCGCGTCCGCAAGGAATATCGCGCTCTGGTCTCGCCGGCGCCGTCGGCGGACACAGGCATCGCCGACGGCCCCGTTGCATCGCGGCCGGCGTTGACGCGGTGGCGCGTCATGGAGCGCCATCGGAGCTCGGCGATGATCGCAGCGCTGCCGGAGACCGGGCGCACGCACCAGATCCGCGTGCACCTGCTCGCGCTCGGATGCCCCTTGCTCGGAGACAAGGCGCACGGCGGCCCCGCCTTCCTCACCACGGCCGCCGGCGTGCGGCATGACTTCGGGCGCCCGATGCTCCACGCGCTCTCGCTGGAATTGCGCCATCCCGGGGGCAGCCCGCTGCACATCGAGGCGCCCCTGCCGGCCGACTTCGAGGCGGCGCGCGCTTTCTTGCGCACCTGGAGCGCCGCGCCGGATTGAAAGGCGGCGGGGCGTCTGTTAGAGCAGCGCGCCATGGGTGAGAACACCGAGGCGAAAAAGGACACTGGCCTGCTGATCGTGCAGAGCAAGGTGCGCGATCTGATCCGCGAAAGGGAGATGCGCACCTCGGACGAGTTCATCTCGGCGCTCTCGGAGCACGTCCGCGCCGCGGTGGAGAAGGCCGTCTCGCGCGCCAAGGAGAACGGGCGAAGCACCTTGCGGCCCGCAGATCTGTAGCGGGATCCGCAGTGCAGCTCGCGATCGCGTGCTGGCGGCGTTCCGGTCCTGACGGTCGTCGCGAAAGTGGCGGCGCGCGGACGCGCGCCCTGCTACCTTCAATCCCGTGAGACACACGCTGCCCAATGGGCTGACGCTGCTGGTCGAGGAGAACCACGCGGCGCCGGTGGTCGCCATCCAGGTGTGGATGCGCGTCGGAAGCGCCGACGAGGGCCCCGACGAGGCCGGGATCGCACACCTGCACGAGCACATGCTCTTCAAGGGCACCGCGCGGCGTGGGCCGGGGGACATCGCCCGCACCGTCGAGTCCTGCGGAGGCGAGATCAATGCCTGGACGAGCTTCGACCAGACCGTCTATCACGTCGTGCTCGCCTCGCGCTTCTTCGCCGAAGGAATGGACGTGCTCGCCGATGCCGTGACGAGCGCGGCCTTCGATCCGGTCGAGCTGCAGCGGGAGATCGAAGTCGTCTGCGAGGAAATCAGACGCACCCAGGACTCGCCCACGCGCAAGCTGTCGCGCGAGCTGTTCGCTTCGGCCTTCACGCGCCATCCCTATGGCAAGCCGGTGATCGGCACCGAAGCGAGCGTGCGCGGCTTCACCCGCGAGGGGATCCTGCGGTTCTACCGGCGCTGGTACAAGCCCGCGAACGCCGTCCTGGTCGTGGTGGGCGACGTGCGCGAGGCCGAAGCGCTCGAGCTGGCGGAGAAGTCGTTCCGCTGGCCAGAGGACCCGTTCGTTGCAGCCC encodes the following:
- a CDS encoding superoxide dismutase — its product is MKRYEPKQFTRLKGLSGISDGLLQDHFKLYEGYVKNVNEITAQLEALAKEGKAKGTNPAFAELTRWLGFEYGGMVLHELYFGNLAPEPDALNKGGPLAQALAQGFGSVEAWLDDFKAIAVMRGVGWAIAYQNPENRQISNHWITLHNDGHPPGFKPIVVMDAWEHAFVPDYKATERAKYIDAYFRNLDWRSCEGRLIK
- a CDS encoding urate hydroxylase PuuD, with the protein product MDSNVAEWLNLVFRWIHVLAGVMWIGHLWFFNFVNAQLAKTYDPDSRKKVIPELMPRALYWFRWGAAYTWVTGILLLWVVYWAGNAMGNDRMSSYGSGGIGLLIVIICFAIYDVLWKNMKNETTGMIVSLVLFAVVVFIFHLFMGGRAIFIYAGGLLGTIMAANVWMRIWPNQRKIIAGVKGTGPAADPSVAALAGLRSKHNTYMSMPLIFFMVANHFPTVYGSDYAWVVAVVFVIIGWGITKFLFNKSGTPAPARF
- a CDS encoding RluA family pseudouridine synthase; translated protein: MGRRGRLRDHRLGNHQVPLQQVGNAGPGAVLGDCRSAEREPDQRCALLGRQAQRPARGQDRSAARGRDLPQGRAEDRLEEAPGRGPRLRLRPGIWRAGAGDDRRRERAAHPPRSRRRGAGPQGGVLRPRRRTRRNGLLGIEQVSRPGRGEGLRRPPSRLRLVADRDEPLLDFVLRRGAIGEETAREAILRGGAFVRGKRVKELACAVRAGDRVELALRSSRASPVGKDRILHLDAEVVAIDKPAGVAAQEDLAGGDTLPQLCSALLREMGEQQTQALLVHRLDRGTTGVTLLARTRRAQSALLGEFREHRVRKEYRALVSPAPSADTGIADGPVASRPALTRWRVMERHRSSAMIAALPETGRTHQIRVHLLALGCPLLGDKAHGGPAFLTTAAGVRHDFGRPMLHALSLELRHPGGSPLHIEAPLPADFEAARAFLRTWSAAPD
- a CDS encoding PilZ domain-containing protein, translating into MTMGEGSILELYNNARFRPPAHAPKTGTRRRSVIRWDSVSPVLDESWPVRYRFESLGAFQRHLRLGPGFFLPDVDLPGGPGSRVIVEVAVPETSDHPLLHGRVRERVRDGVWLDLPSARPASRWEPDPDGPRRRHRRLACALFAEVRPRGAEPWLCRALDLSDRGLRVATGFETGFRGDDVSATLISSDAHLSPATLRGRVVWAASRETGIEVIERSAEFDELLSVAAARWALVDELEHAEGCACTQRESATGQRQP